The following proteins are encoded in a genomic region of Neospora caninum Liverpool complete genome, chromosome XI:
- a CDS encoding putative homoserine kinase yields the protein MKAPRGDSVRGSEGSPASVGRQQAAQLSAGQLQGLPNGERTAGVPGTEHYEDPVKVWEGVRDATVHAQDLAGRSALVELTDEQNDMLEMRATRDPAERQAGQGAKAASAVLMEQQDIAESPLRIHVRVPATCANLGSGFDCLALAVDIWNDVIVEEAEKQEVVSGFVAVLARLKLTPSKLPKFRFTCHNRIPIARGLGSSCAAIVSGILASTAIAPFLQRRCAGHEMRVRDSKDPEAGERDVALFAMEGEWLHQAGLAVEVCDENFMLKTTCDLEGHADNAAAALFGGLQLALKYTPRDPMTVLATIEKTHYPTPFDIKRAKEAAAAVAAADAVFNSARTALLVYAMNAAAAAAVVAEAGEGGTPAQAADAVEDVLYRLLQDAMDDRLHQTYRTKLNPHLKPMMEAAQRAGALGVCLSGAGPSILAFAMQHHAGEVAVALKTAAAECKKSGIVLIVDPATDGAHTVPFARERDDDGW from the exons ATGAAGGCTCCTCGAGGGGACTCCGTGCGCGGGAGCGAGGGCTCTCCGGCCTCTGTAGGAAGGCAGCAAGCAGCGCAGTTGAGCGCGGGCCAACTGCAAGGTCTGCCTAACGGCGAAAGGACAGCCGGCGTACCTGGCACAGAGCATTACGAAGACCCCGTTAAAGTATGGGAAGGAGTGAGAGATGCCACTGTCCATGCTCAAGACCTCGCAGGAAGATCTGCTTTGGTGGAACTCACAGACGAACAAAACGATATGTTAGAAATGCGCGCCACACGGGATCCTGCGGAAAGGCAGGCGGGCCAAGGCGCGAAAGCGGCATCAGCCGTGTTGATGGAACAACAAGACATTGCAGAGAGCCCTCTGCGTATTCATGTCAGGGTTCCTGCAACCTGCGCTAACCTAGGATCTGGCTTCGATTGTCTTGCTTTGGCGGTGGATATCTGGAATGATGTGATTgtcgaagaagcggagaagcaaGAG GTTGTGAGTGGGTTCGTAGCAGTTTTGGCTCGTCTTAAACTCACTCCGTCAAAGCTCCCGAAATTTCGATTTACCTGCCACAACCGCATTCCTATCGCTCGCGGACTCGGCTCATCTTGTGCGGCTATTGTTTCGGGTATTCTAGCGAGTACGGCCATCGCCCCCTTTCTGCAGAGGCGATGTGCAGGTCATGAAATGCGTGTCCGAGATTCGAAGGATCCAGAGGCCGGTGAGAGAGATGTAGCTCTCTTCGCCATGGAAGGTGAATGGCTGCACCAAGCCGGCCTCGCCGTAGAAGTGTGCGACGAGAACTTCATGCTTAAAACGACCTGCGATCTCGAA GGACACGCGGACAATGCGGCCGCCGCGCTCTTTGGCGGGCTTCAGCTGGCACTCAAATACACTCCTAGGGACCCCATGACTGTGCTCGCTACAATCGAGAAAACGCACTATCCAACGCCTTTTGACATTAAAAGAGCAAAAGAAGCAGCAGCCGCAGTTGCCGCAGCAG ATGCCGTTTTCAACTCCGCACGCACGGCCCTCCTGGTGTACGCAATGAAcgcggcggcagccgctgcggTTGTGGCTGAGGCTGGGGAGGGGGGTACGCCCGCCCAAGCCGCCGACGCAGTTGAAGATGTTCTCTACAGACTGTTACAAGATGCGATGGACGATCGGCTTCATCAAACGTACCGAACGAAACTCAACCCTCATCTCAAGCCCATGATGGAAGCTGCACAGAGAGCTG GAGCCCTGGGCGTTTGCTTGAGCGGCGCGGGTCCGTCCATCCTGGCCTTTGCAATGCAACACCACGCAGGCGAAGTCGCGGTGGCGCTGAAAACCGCAGCGGCGGAGTGTAAGAAATCGGGCATCGTGCTTATTGTGGACCCAGCAACTGACGGCGCACATACAGTCCCCTTTGCTCGCGAACGCGATGACGACGGCTGGtga